A stretch of the Patescibacteria group bacterium genome encodes the following:
- a CDS encoding adenylyltransferase/cytidyltransferase family protein → MKKKIVIVSGFFNPLHGGHLSHLKEAKKLGDELWVIVDNDKQQLIKKGQIILDENERMMIVQELKCVDKVILAIDKDISVAETLKMLAEKNPDCEIILAKGGDRNFDNLPEKEKEVCRKYKIKVIAGVGTEKVNSSTRIVKLLGGQIKENF, encoded by the coding sequence ATGAAGAAGAAAATTGTCATTGTTTCCGGATTTTTTAACCCCCTTCACGGCGGTCATCTTAGTCACTTAAAAGAGGCAAAAAAACTTGGCGATGAACTTTGGGTAATTGTTGACAATGATAAACAGCAGCTGATTAAAAAGGGTCAGATTATTTTAGACGAAAATGAAAGAATGATGATTGTTCAAGAATTAAAATGCGTCGATAAAGTTATTTTGGCCATTGATAAAGATATTTCAGTGGCTGAAACTCTGAAAATGCTAGCTGAGAAAAATCCTGATTGCGAGATTATTCTTGCCAAAGGTGGTGATAGAAATTTTGATAACTTACCAGAAAAAGAAAAAGAAGTTTGTCGGAAATATAAAATTAAGGTCATAGCTGGAGTTGGAACAGAGAAGGTAAATTCAAGTACCAGAATTGTCAAATTATTAGGTGGTCAAATCAAAGAAAATTTTTAA
- a CDS encoding iron hydrogenase gives MAKIKNLILEKEKILTLVQFVIFLSLSILAPLFKIQFITGPIVNALLFLATVLLGSSSALLVGLLPSLISLSIGLLPFVLAPMIPFIMIGNAILVVTFNLFFRKNYWLGVVTASFLKFLFLFLSSQILVNFFLKNPLAVKVASMMGWPQFVTALTGGFIAYLFLKFLKKI, from the coding sequence ATGGCGAAAATAAAAAATTTGATTTTAGAAAAAGAAAAAATTTTGACCTTAGTTCAATTTGTCATTTTTCTTAGTTTATCAATTTTAGCTCCACTTTTTAAAATTCAGTTTATAACTGGTCCAATTGTCAATGCTTTACTTTTTCTTGCCACTGTTCTTTTAGGTTCTTCCAGTGCCCTTTTGGTTGGTCTACTACCTAGCCTCATTTCCCTTTCTATCGGACTTTTACCTTTTGTTTTAGCGCCAATGATTCCTTTTATTATGATAGGCAATGCAATTTTGGTTGTGACTTTTAATTTATTTTTTAGAAAGAATTACTGGCTGGGCGTCGTTACCGCCTCTTTTTTGAAATTTCTTTTTTTATTTTTATCGAGCCAGATTTTGGTTAATTTTTTCCTGAAAAATCCTCTGGCAGTCAAAGTTGCTTCGATGATGGGTTGGCCTCAATTTGTCACGGCTTTAACAGGTGGCTTCATCGCTTATCTTTTTTTAAAGTTTTTGAAAAAAATATAG
- a CDS encoding [FeFe] hydrogenase, group A, whose amino-acid sequence MDQKIKVILNGKKIIAKKGQTVLEVAQKNGFVIPTLCFHPDLKKKANCRICLVEIKGRKNLATACSTEVEEGMEIKTESLRIRRARKFNLELIFAQHEEECNDCVWRFNCQLLKLAKDYRVKITRFSDRKSQRKIYQFGPVILDGTKCIDCRNCLEACPVDFLAIKNKGADIEVIPSRKNSCLYCGQCLIHCPSGAIESDTEFEKIEEPFRKKKKILIAQFAPSIRSTIGEAFGFSYGENLTNQLTAGLKKLGFDFVFDTAVGADFTTTEEVNELIERLEENKNLPLFTACCPAWVRFVEVYQPKLIPYLTTVRSPHIILGGLIKNYFAQKEKINPRKITVVSIMPCTAKKYEINRPELKIKGIPPVDHVLTTRELIYLFKKYQIDLKKIKPLQPDLPLGWPSGAGVIYGTSGGVMESALRSLYQKFTRQDLVKIDWQKIRGLKGIKMTKIKIGQKEIKVAVVNGLKNIQKILKTFKKNPKIFDYIEVMACPGGCLGGGGQPLPVNDKIREKRAEGLYQIDQKKEIKIAHLNPIVKKVYQEKTIQEIHLLTHTKYLPKKKEKIKILRN is encoded by the coding sequence ATGGATCAAAAGATAAAAGTTATTCTTAATGGAAAAAAGATAATCGCCAAAAAGGGGCAAACAGTTTTAGAGGTGGCGCAAAAAAATGGTTTTGTCATTCCTACTCTTTGTTTTCATCCAGATTTGAAAAAAAAGGCCAATTGTCGAATTTGTCTGGTGGAAATAAAAGGTAGAAAAAACCTAGCGACCGCTTGTTCAACAGAAGTTGAGGAGGGAATGGAGATAAAAACTGAGTCGCTAAGGATTAGACGAGCAAGGAAGTTTAATTTAGAACTTATTTTCGCCCAACATGAAGAAGAATGTAATGATTGTGTTTGGCGCTTTAATTGTCAATTATTAAAATTAGCCAAAGATTATCGGGTAAAAATTACCAGATTTTCTGATCGAAAGAGTCAAAGAAAAATTTATCAATTTGGACCAGTAATTCTTGATGGGACAAAATGTATTGACTGTCGAAATTGTCTTGAGGCTTGTCCAGTTGATTTTTTAGCCATTAAAAATAAAGGAGCAGATATTGAAGTTATACCTTCCCGCAAGAATAGTTGTCTTTATTGTGGTCAATGTCTTATCCATTGTCCATCTGGGGCAATTGAATCTGATACAGAATTTGAAAAGATAGAAGAACCGTTTCGCAAAAAGAAGAAAATTCTTATTGCTCAATTTGCTCCCTCAATTCGTTCGACTATTGGCGAAGCTTTTGGCTTTTCCTATGGTGAAAATTTAACCAATCAATTGACAGCCGGTTTAAAAAAACTTGGCTTTGATTTTGTTTTTGACACTGCTGTTGGAGCTGACTTTACTACTACTGAAGAGGTTAACGAATTAATTGAAAGATTAGAAGAAAATAAAAATTTACCACTTTTTACTGCTTGTTGTCCAGCTTGGGTGAGGTTTGTCGAGGTTTATCAACCTAAATTGATTCCCTATTTAACAACCGTAAGATCACCTCATATTATTTTGGGTGGTTTGATTAAAAACTATTTTGCTCAAAAGGAAAAAATCAATCCGAGAAAAATTACTGTTGTTTCTATTATGCCCTGCACGGCTAAAAAATACGAAATCAATCGGCCAGAATTAAAGATTAAAGGTATTCCACCAGTTGATCATGTTTTGACGACTCGAGAATTAATTTATCTTTTTAAAAAATATCAAATTGATTTAAAGAAAATCAAGCCTCTTCAACCTGATTTACCACTTGGCTGGCCCTCAGGGGCAGGGGTGATTTATGGTACCAGCGGTGGCGTTATGGAATCAGCCCTTCGAAGTCTTTACCAGAAGTTCACTCGTCAAGATTTGGTTAAAATTGATTGGCAAAAAATAAGAGGACTGAAGGGGATTAAAATGACAAAGATCAAAATTGGCCAAAAAGAAATAAAAGTAGCGGTTGTTAATGGTTTAAAAAATATTCAAAAAATTTTAAAAACATTCAAGAAGAATCCAAAAATTTTTGATTACATTGAAGTGATGGCTTGTCCGGGTGGCTGTCTAGGTGGCGGTGGACAACCCCTACCAGTTAATGATAAAATTAGAGAGAAAAGAGCCGAAGGTTTATATCAAATTGATCAAAAAAAAGAGATAAAAATTGCCCATCTTAATCCGATTGTCAAGAAAGTTTATCAAGAAAAAACAATCCAAGAGATTCATCTCTTAACTCACACTAAATACCTGCCTAAAAAGAAAGAAAAAATTAAAATTTTAAGAAATTAA
- a CDS encoding CDP-archaeol synthase, whose product MIFLKIIWFFLPAYAANIAASIFKRFLDLPISEKIFGSHKTLGGFCRGILAAFLIAFLQRLLFSFKFFQEISFFDYSKNFLSIGFLLGFGALFGDLIKSFFKRRIGIPPGQKWIPFDQIDYTSGALIFISLLWRPSVRFVFLALILNFFLHIFVNHLGFLIGIRKSKW is encoded by the coding sequence ATGATCTTCTTAAAAATAATTTGGTTTTTTCTCCCAGCCTATGCAGCTAATATTGCCGCCTCAATTTTCAAAAGATTTTTAGATCTTCCTATTTCTGAGAAAATTTTTGGCTCTCATAAAACTTTAGGAGGTTTTTGTCGAGGCATTTTGGCAGCTTTTTTGATTGCCTTTTTGCAAAGATTACTTTTTTCTTTTAAATTTTTTCAAGAAATTTCTTTTTTTGATTACTCAAAAAATTTTTTATCCATTGGCTTTCTTTTAGGTTTCGGCGCTCTTTTTGGTGATTTAATAAAAAGTTTTTTTAAAAGGAGGATAGGTATTCCGCCCGGCCAGAAATGGATTCCTTTTGATCAAATTGACTATACCAGCGGTGCTTTAATTTTTATCTCCTTGCTTTGGCGACCATCAGTGAGATTTGTTTTTTTAGCTTTAATTTTAAATTTTTTTCTTCATATTTTTGTTAATCATCTTGGTTTTTTGATTGGCATTCGAAAAAGTAAGTGGTAA
- a CDS encoding CDP-alcohol phosphatidyltransferase family protein, whose amino-acid sequence MNGLEKKNRILFYLVNSLTITRIILSPFVFYFIFVHQRATAFIIFLIGVATDLLDGDLARRFNLTSKLGDFLDGLADLLLSYAAAIPLFVLKEFSLPLEIAFLIATLLIISSIIKHSLKNKKFCLPGRRPSTTINSYFVYTTLALFIINSPYKNSIGYITCLIMAFTALDYFRTPKEK is encoded by the coding sequence ATGAATGGCCTAGAGAAAAAAAATAGAATTCTTTTTTATCTCGTTAATAGTTTAACAATTACACGAATTATTTTGTCTCCTTTCGTCTTCTATTTTATTTTTGTTCATCAACGAGCCACAGCTTTTATCATTTTTTTAATTGGCGTCGCCACTGATCTTTTAGATGGCGATTTGGCTCGACGTTTTAATTTGACTTCGAAATTAGGAGATTTTCTAGATGGTTTAGCAGACCTCTTATTAAGTTATGCTGCAGCTATTCCACTTTTTGTTTTAAAAGAATTTTCCCTCCCCCTTGAAATTGCTTTTTTAATTGCTACCCTTTTAATTATTTCTTCGATTATCAAGCACAGTTTAAAAAATAAAAAGTTTTGTCTGCCTGGTCGACGGCCAAGCACGACGATCAATTCTTATTTTGTTTATACCACCCTTGCCCTTTTTATTATTAATTCTCCTTATAAAAATTCGATTGGTTATATAACCTGTTTAATTATGGCTTTCACTGCTCTTGATTATTTTAGAACGCCAAAAGAAAAATGA
- a CDS encoding PH domain-containing protein: MKLRRDLLQLDLDEKVIFFLRRHWFIFFKKILNSLLLGSLPFLTYFVLKIYFPHLLADKIVYPLLVLVASLYLLFTWISLFHAWIDYYFDLWVVTNKQIIDVEQAGLFSRTLSKQPLIRVQDIMAESKGFFPTLFRFGNVYIQTAGAKERFIFRDIKNPYEVSQKINKLVRESLGSSEK, from the coding sequence ATGAAACTAAGAAGAGACCTTCTTCAACTTGATTTAGACGAAAAAGTGATTTTCTTTCTCCGTCGTCATTGGTTTATTTTTTTTAAAAAAATTTTAAACTCTCTTCTCTTGGGTTCTTTGCCATTTTTAACCTACTTCGTTTTGAAAATTTATTTTCCCCACCTTCTAGCCGATAAAATTGTTTATCCTCTTTTAGTTTTGGTGGCGAGTTTATATCTTCTTTTTACTTGGATTTCTCTTTTTCATGCTTGGATTGATTATTATTTCGACCTTTGGGTTGTTACTAATAAACAGATTATTGATGTTGAACAAGCTGGACTTTTTAGCCGAACTTTATCAAAACAACCATTAATTAGAGTTCAAGATATTATGGCCGAGAGTAAAGGCTTTTTTCCAACTCTTTTCAGGTTTGGTAATGTTTATATTCAGACAGCCGGCGCCAAGGAAAGATTTATTTTTCGTGATATTAAAAATCCCTACGAAGTTAGCCAAAAGATTAATAAGCTTGTGCGAGAATCTTTAGGATCTTCAGAAAAATAA
- the ruvB gene encoding Holliday junction branch migration DNA helicase RuvB, with the protein MEKIKNKLEKIFNPQKNKEDNFLDSSLRPKKLSEFIGQEKIKRNLEIFLKAAKKRNETVEHILFCGGPGLGKTTLAFIVAYELGAKIRVTSGSAIERAGDLAAILANLSEGEILFIDEIHRLNPLIEEVLYPSMEEYHLDLVVGRGPMAETLRIDLPPFTLIGATTRPSLLTPPLRDRFGVTYNLDFYEEKDLEKIVTRSAKILNLSLDQKAIQEIAKRARKTPRVANRLLKRVRDYAQVKEKEKIDLSLAKEALDLLEIDEMGLTPTDRKFLKIIIEKFQGGPTGIKTLAAALGEEEETLEEIYEPYLIQLGFLDRTPRGRIATQAAREYFGQIQQKLL; encoded by the coding sequence ATGGAAAAAATAAAAAATAAATTAGAAAAAATTTTCAATCCTCAAAAAAATAAAGAAGATAATTTTCTTGACTCATCGCTCAGACCAAAAAAACTTTCAGAATTTATTGGCCAAGAAAAAATAAAAAGAAATTTAGAGATTTTTCTTAAGGCAGCCAAAAAAAGAAATGAGACAGTTGAGCATATTCTTTTTTGTGGCGGGCCGGGTTTAGGTAAGACGACTTTAGCCTTTATCGTTGCTTATGAATTAGGAGCAAAAATTCGCGTCACGTCTGGTTCAGCTATTGAAAGAGCCGGTGATTTAGCCGCCATTTTAGCTAATCTTTCTGAAGGCGAAATTCTTTTTATTGACGAAATTCATCGTTTGAACCCTTTAATTGAAGAAGTTTTATATCCTTCGATGGAAGAATATCATTTAGATTTAGTCGTTGGTCGAGGGCCAATGGCTGAAACCTTAAGAATTGACTTACCTCCTTTTACTTTAATTGGTGCCACTACTCGGCCAAGTCTTTTAACACCACCATTAAGAGATCGATTTGGTGTGACCTATAATTTAGATTTTTATGAAGAAAAAGACCTAGAAAAAATTGTTACTCGTTCAGCTAAAATTTTAAACCTTTCTTTAGACCAAAAAGCCATTCAAGAGATTGCCAAAAGAGCGAGAAAGACGCCTCGCGTTGCTAATCGGCTTTTAAAAAGAGTCAGAGATTATGCACAAGTTAAAGAAAAAGAAAAAATTGATCTTTCCTTAGCTAAAGAAGCTCTTGACCTTTTAGAAATTGATGAAATGGGTTTGACACCGACCGATCGTAAATTTTTAAAAATTATCATTGAAAAATTTCAGGGTGGGCCAACAGGTATTAAAACATTAGCTGCTGCCTTAGGCGAAGAAGAAGAAACTTTAGAAGAAATTTATGAACCATATCTAATCCAACTGGGTTTTCTAGACCGCACGCCGCGCGGTCGGATAGCTACCCAAGCTGCCAGAGAATACTTTGGTCAAATACAGCAAAAACTGCTTTAA